One window from the genome of Cricetulus griseus strain 17A/GY chromosome 2, alternate assembly CriGri-PICRH-1.0, whole genome shotgun sequence encodes:
- the Krt8 gene encoding keratin, type II cytoskeletal 8 translates to MSIRVTQKSYKVSTSGPRAFSSRSYTSAPGARISSSSFSRVGSGSSFRGSLGTSMGLGGFGGAGVGGITAVTVNQSLLSPLKLEVDPNIQAVRTQEKEQIKSLNNKFASFIDKVRFLEQQNKMLETKWSLLQQQKTSRSNMDNMFESYINNLRRQLEALGQEKLKLEAELGNMQGLVEDFKTKYEDEINKRTEMENEFVLIKKDVDEAYMNKVELESRLEGLTDEINFLRQIHEEEIRELQSQISDTSVVLSMDNSRSLDMDSIIAEVRAQYEDIANRSRAEAESMYQIKYEELQTLAGKHGDDLRRSKTEISEMNRNISRLQAEIEGLKGQKATLEAAIADAEQRGEMAIKDANAKLAQLETALQQAKQDMARQLREYQELMNVKLALDIEIATYRKLLEGEESRLESGMQNLSIHTKTTSGYSGGLSSAYGGLTSPGFSYGVSSFQPSFSSVGGSSTYSRTKAVVVKKIETRDGKLVSESSDILPK, encoded by the exons ATGTCCATCAGGGTGACCCAGAAGTCCTACAAGGTGTCCACCTCCGGCCCCCGGGCCTTCAGCAGCCGCTCATACACCAGTGCACCCGGTGCGCGCATCAGCTCTTCCAGCTTTTCCCGGGTGGGCAGCGGCAGCAGCTTCCGGGGAAGCCTGGGTACCAGCATGGGTCTGGGCGGCTTCGGCGGGGCTGGTGTAGGGGGCATCACAGCAGTCACGGTGAACCAGAGCCTGCTGAGCCCCCTGAAGCTGGAGGTGGACCCTAACATCCAGGCTGTGCGCACCCAGGAGAAGGAGCAGATTAAATCCCTTAACAACAAGTTCGCCTCCTTCATTGACAAG GTGCGCTTCCTGGAGCAGCAGAACAAGATGCTGGAGACCAAGTGGAGCCTGTTGCAGCAGCAGAAGACATCGAGGAGCAACATGGACAACATGTTTGAGAGCTATATCAACAACCTTCGCCGGCAGCTGGAAGCCCTGGGCCAGGAGAAGCTGAAGTTGGAGGCGGAGCTTGGCAACATGCAGGGCCTGGTGGAGGACTTCAAGACTAA GTATGAGGATGAGATCAACAAGCGTACAGAGATGGAGAACGAATTTGTCCTCATCAAGAAG GATGTGGACGAAGCATACATGAACAAGGTAGAACTGGAGTCCCGACTGGAAGGGCTGACTGATGAGATCAACTTCCTTCGGCAGATTCATGAAGAG GAGATCCGAGAGCTGCAGTCTCAGATCTCAGACACGTCTGTGGTGCTGTCTATGGACAACAGCCGCTCCCTGGACATGGACAGCATCATCGCTGAAGTCCGTGCCCAGTATGAGGACATCGCCAACCGCAGCCGGGCTGAGGCGGAAAGCATGTACCAGATTAAG TATGAGGAATTGCAGACCCTGGCTGGGAAGCACGGGGATGACTTGCGCCGTTCAAAGACTGAGATCTCTGAGATGAACCGCAACATCAGCCGCCTGCAGGCAGAGATTGAAGGCCTCAAAGGCCAG AAAGCAACGCTGGAAGCTGCCATCGCTGATGCTGAGCAACGTGGGGAGATGGCCATTAAGGATGCCAATGCCAAACTGGCTCAGCTGGAGACCGCCCTGCAGCAGGCCAAGCAGGACATGGCCCGGCAACTGCGCGAGTACCAGGAGCTCATGAACGTCAAGCTGGCGCTTGACATCGAGATCGCCACCTACCGCAAGCTGCTGGAGGGCGAGGAGAGCAG GCTGGAGTCTGGAATGCAGAACTTGAGTATCCATACAAAGACCACCAGTGGCTACTCAG GAGGGCTGAGCTCAGCCTATGGGGGACTCACCAGCCCCGGCTTCAGCTATGGCGTGAGCTCCTTCCAGCCCAGCTTCAGCTCTGTCGGGGGCTCCAGCACTTATAGTCGCACCAAGGCTGTGGTTGTGAAGAAGATTGAAACCCGCGATGGGAAGCTGGTGTCGGAGTCCTCTGATATCCTGCCCAAGTGA